Within the Platichthys flesus chromosome 16, fPlaFle2.1, whole genome shotgun sequence genome, the region aaacatatgatCTTCACTCCAGAATACGttgtgtcctgcctcctgcatgctctaacCAGACGTCACCCATCATCTATATAATCTGGAGAATTTCCTGCTGTGAGTGTTTCTGatccagagaaagtctggaccccaTTGTCCTGCAGTTCATGTCATATAATGACCTTATTCACACTATTGTCTTAATCAGGTTCATGCTTGAATATTactgtccatgtaaacatatgAAGAtacattttgtcacattatGGTTAGGGACTGGAAGCTATTTCAGCTTGAGTTCAGAGTTGGCAGCAGTTGATAATCATAACCCAGTCGAGAATCATAAGTTCAAGGGCTGACAGATGGGCGGCTTTACTCCCACCCAAGGCCTTTTAATGTCCAACCACTTAAATGGACAGCACACAAGGagcatgtgtgtttgggtgGAGCTGCCATTCTACTCCGGAACATGTAATTACATGCTTATTAAATGTGCGTTTCATGTATAGGCAATTCTCCTTAGTGGTCCTACTCTGTACTGCCATATGGAACCTGCTAGATTCTTTTTccacaacatttatttagtcAGGTTGTGTCATTCGGGTTGTAAAAGTCTCACTTCAGGAATAGACATGACCAACAAAGCCTCATAAGTCAAATATACAGCCtggtcacattcacacaaatattCTGGGTATTGTTGGCTTGGTGCAGTAACCTCCTTTTGTTATGTAtacaaagctgctttcagacattcactaGACTCAACAGAGCCTCCGTGACGactccagaggaggtgcatgtgtcaaagcaaatgtctgagtgagacaCTATAGATTCTACGGACTTTATCCTCTTGACCTCCTAGTTTTAAGtccgtagaaatccaggagaagtcgatgtgtTAGTTCATagcaggggatcccctgctggATTCACCACAAGCaattgggtggggggggcggtTTATGACAAAAATCCTAAAAGCGGtgacacacgtagaagacatcTAATTTGTGTTGATAGGAAGTATTGGTAGACGACTGGGTCGAGGTGCTGTAAGTGTGATCACGTGATCAATGCAGCGGAGTACATACGTCACCTCCTGCCTATGTCTGCTGCACCCTATTGCTCCACCACTTGATTGAATAATGGAGAGAATCTTCCGCTGCattttcatgtgtgaaaggcaagtTACGGTTAAACCCTGTTGCCAAATCTCTGGATATTACCCCGATATCTTATGTGAAAATGACTCCTAGTGGACTCCTTCATATACATAATGGTTACGACTATGTTGTTTCGCTCTTTAGTGCCCTAACCTAACTTGCCCCTTCTGCCTGGTTTCACTTTTGCATATAAAGTATGCCATGCACAGTGATCACATGACAGCAGTGTACACACAATTCAAAATAGATTATATAAGAACAACGGATAGTCACAATCTTGTTCTATAATCTCGgaagagcgtggcctaggggatagagcgggtgttctgcaacaagaaggttgccggttcaaatcccactctttcctatctgcatgcctaagtgtccttggcaagaatgctgagtgttctgaaaatgtaagtcgctttggacaaaagcatcagctaaatgacatgtaatgtaataatctaaaataaaatggaTCGTCTAACGTTAGATGAGTATTTTAAAAATTAGCAGCCCAATCCAGTTTTCAATGTTGTGTGACTGcaggtatgtttgtgtgtttttgtgttcatcCTCGTGCACTGAACTGGTTTGTGCCTTTTATCTGAATGCCTCTGTTGTCTCTGTTGTAGAACTGTGACGAGCGGTTCCAGTACAAGTACCAGCTGCGCTCCCACATGAGCATTCACATCGGACACAAGCAGTTCATGTGCCAGTGGTGTGGCAAGGACTTTAACATGAAACAGTATTTTGATGAGCACATGAAAACCCACACAGGTGAGAAAAGACATGTGTTGTAAGGTTACTTTGGCCTTTTGTCATGTCTGTTTTTGATCCAAAAATGTTTTCAGAATCCTAGTTTACACTTTAAAAGTCTGTTATGAATACAGAGGCTTCTCTACAAACTGGTAACCTTTGCCAGAACATAGGAACCTAACCAAAGTAATGTCACGCAAATCCTATGTTTAGGCTATAAGATTATAAAATGTCCCTGTTCCAGAGATAGTTCCTGGGCCTTTGGAAACAACTGTCAGGGTGGATTCTCCAGTAAGGCTGTTCCAGCTGGTATACAGGAATACTTCAGACGGGTGGTTGCTAGTTTCAATAGTTATAGTTTGggaaaagtaatttatttttatatttttgacatTGAAAATATGCAGCCGTCTTTTCCAGCAATTATAAAAGGCGGTAGCTTTACAGAAAATGAGGGAACATGGAACATTAACTAGAAGGTTTTAAAAAAGTTTGCTTGTGAACTAgctaaaatctgaaaaatgctATTTGGTAGATGTGCGTCCAGCCTCTCTGGCGTTTTAGTCGTCCCTTCAATCTTTGCTAATCTCCTTTCTATTTAAATATCATGCAATACTGCAACAGGAAATtacaatgaataaaaaaatgactgtGCTTCATGAAAAGCAGTCATTTTGTAATTTAAATCAGTCTCTGTTGCTTTATCATAGTTTCCCAATAGAGATAAGGAcatgaatacaaaatatttttttgttgatatACTGCAGTTCTGTTATGTTGAgcgaagaaaacaaacaaccatgtTCAGGAGATCGTCGGGCAGCTTGTCTCCATGCACTCCCTAAAAATGGAGAAACATGGGATGTAGCCAAGAGGAACATTATAGTGGTGAGAGCAAAGGGACACTGACCAGTTTATGTAATGAGAGGGATATTTCACATCAAAGAACGGCCTTGTATACAGTATAATGCGGCTTATAATGACTACCCAGACACATGGTGTTTTAGATCCCTCTGATTTTCTGCCCCTGCTGCATTGCTATTTCTAAGACCGAACTGAACAGCGAAGCCTGTGCGTCCTTCACTGGTTTCTCAAGCCGTGCCTATCGTGGGTGGACACACCGCTTTCAATTGGCCCTCGCTGTTCTATTTGTGCTGTGTAATTACActaccctctcctctccctgccgCTAGAAACCAATTTAGTCTccagcaggaggagacacaccCAGTCATGCCCTGTAATAGGCTGAACACATGTTAGACACCCAAAGTTTGGTTCACTGCACAAAGTTTTCCACGAACTCCTGGAAGTGAGTGTAAGTTAACATTTACTTAAGACTTCAGCACATTAGCTGTCACCTTTTGATATTCAGTTGGTTTTGAGGTGCTTCACACATAACATGGCAGAATAAGGCACTCAGAGAGCTCCTCAGCAGCCTGTTAATAGATGGCTGTGTGGGTGGTAGCAGGCACATTCAGTGGCTCCATCGAGGGAGGTTAATGAGAGTGGCATTCCACCCAGGCTCCTGTTGTTCACTttcacatctcctcttctcAAAGTGTGAATGGTAATAGCTTCCTGTGGAGTGGGTGGGTTGACAGCAAAGACCCTCTGTTCAAGATGGCGActgatttgcatttttaaaagaGAACTGTTActcagaaatgtgaaaaaagctTACTTTGTCATTCTGAGGGCTTTAATCAGTTgagtatttaacattttgaaagcATCAGATTTGGCAACAAAGGATCTGACTCCCTTGCATCATATTATTTTCTCTGCATAGCCACTGTCTTTTTTTGTTAACTGATACagtgtctgtctccctcactcactGGTCTCTTATCTTCTGAATCTGTGTAGGAGAGAAGCCTTTCATTTGTGAGATCTGTGGAAAGAGCTTCACCAGTCGGCCAAACATGAAGCGTCACCGCCGCACCCACACAGGGGAGAAGCCCTATCCCTGCGAGGTGTGCGGCCAGCGCTTCCGCTTCTCCAACATGCTAAAAGCACACAAAGAGAAGTGTTTCCGGGTCACCAGCCCTGTGGTTCTGCAGACCAGCGGCCCGCCCTTGCCTGTCCGCATCTTCAGcaacaccttctcctcctcttcctccacctctggcCCTGGCCCATCAGATGCCAGCTCGGCTACCCCCTCAGCTCCCCTGGGCCTCAGCCCGACGGGAGGGCCCATGCCTCTGCGAGGCCCTGTGGGACACACATTCTCCCATGTGCAGCTTCACTCAACCCCTTCTCACCATCACCCTCCAACAACCCAGCAACATCTCTCAAACACACCCCAACACGCCCCAcctcacccccaccaccacctggCCGTGCCCCCAGTCTCCCACCTTCCCCCACCCCCTGCCCTATTCAAGAGTGAGCCCCTAAACCACTGTGGGCATGAAGACAGCAGCTACCTGCACCACATGGCTCATCCAGACAAGGGTCCTGGGGCCCCACAGCACCACTGAACTGTGCTCCGGCACTGCGGGCCACACCAGACCACGCCTTGTTCCTCTTGTTTCATAGTCCTGCCTCAGCCCCTCTGATGCAAGGCTCTTAATTTAAGGGTATTCCTCTCAAAAAGAGTTAGATAAGTTAAGCTAAACATACTCACGTGAAAGATCCAGACTTATACATCCTCAGTTCACGCATTATATAAAGTATTACCCCTACTTAAAAACCCTGGTCAACTGattttacacagtttttttgttttcctggaACATTATCTAAGGAAATCGAACGATTCCTGTACAAGTTCTCTGTTTGTACATTGAGTGTAAAGTATCTCCCTTTCAACATAAGCTGCTGATGAAGTCAACATAAGAATTACCTGGGCTTCTTAAATCTTCAAGAATAAGTGTCATTGAGCTCTCAGTTTAATGTTGATGACTTATGGTTGCACAATGGCTTTCTGTGCAGGTCTGCCCCACAGCAATACTCAACCTGTCCTCCGAATTGTACTGCAGAGGCTCGGGCATCACATAAATGTTAAATGAATGTTGTAACTGGTTCTACCTGAGTCCTTCTCCGCCCTAAGTCGGAGGCTGAGGCTTTCTGTACTTGGGCCACTGAAGTAGTGCGAGATGcagtaaggggggggggttgtttgtaacggaaatggaaaaaaaatgttttgtaacTGCTCGGTTGAATCTTGACATAGTCTAAGATTCATGGCTAAATGGTGCTTTCCATTCCAGTACATGATATATTTCTTAatttttctctttccatttgATTTTCAGAAGTGTAATATTACACACAATCGTGTAATATTACACACAATCGTGTGATATAGGTAATGTCTTGCCATCCTGGCTTTTCTTCAACAGATTTGAGGTTTCAACTATTTTTGTTTATGAAACTCAGTTTATGCAGAACTTGCCCTCGGCACACGCATCCTCACACCTACTCAAGCACACGCAAAAGACATGAGGCCACATGGTCACTGATTTACTTACTGTGACCAGTGCAACCTCAGTCTTCAACACTGCTGGTCAACAGATGTGTTTAGATAACAGATGACTGTCAAATACTGCCACTGTGAGGGGCCAGACATGCGGCCCCATCAGGATCTACCCCAACTCCCTTCGCTGCTGACGAAATGATACGGGTTACCATGTTAAAGGtcgttggacacacacacacacacagtatacgCAACACGCAACTGGGACCTTTCTCATCACCGGTCTTAACAGACAATTATGCATATTCCTCTCAGCCTGTTTTCCACAGTTTGGTGTAGGGAGTTGTAATGTAaaggtttgtttttcacttttcatcatCCTGACATTCTTTGAGCCACACAGGCAAAGGTGTCGAAACCTGTTGAATGTTGCCTACGCAGAATGATGGCTGAGGAGTCAtttgtgtacttttttttttgtttcattttctcagtTTTAATCTAATGGAGGGTTCTGTAGTCTAGATATACTGTCGTTAGCACATGATAGGAAACGTCAGGATAAAAGGCAGTGGTTGTACAACCTTAAATACTTGGAATTCTTGTATAGATAAGCATACATTTGAACAAGTCAGTGCAAGAAGTTACATTTATCAATGTAAAAGCCAATGGTGTGAATGTTATTTGTTAAATAGAAGCTGGTTGGCGAGTATTAAGGTTGCTTGTTTGCACCCGGCCTGGTGGTGTGTTGAGGAGGAAGATTGCGGAGAGCGAGTGCTTAGGTATGCATGTGTTATTCTCGAccagcctgtctgtctctcggtctgtctctttgtctgtctgtctgtctggttgTCCCCAGTGCTCCCGTACCAAAAGCTGCTTTTACACAGTGTGCCCCAATGTATTCGTATTTGGGGATACGTGAGATGGACAATAGAAGTGAATTCAACATCGTTCTGCCACTCTAACAGAATTCAGCATGAAGTGGTAGTGAAGCTCAGTAGTTTAGGAtgtcccttctttttttttttttgagaccTGCAATTATCCTGCCATTTCTGTGGGTCTTAATACCGCTGCATTGATTGCTTATCATCCTTTCCCCTTTGGTTTCACTGCAGTGCTTCAGCATTTTGCAGTATGActcttttgtcttgtttttttttagccttTTCATTAGTGTGTATTCTCTGCACTTTACTGCTGCGTGGGTGAGGCGCAGGGAAGGGAGGGACTGACAATGCATTGTGGAAAAGAGTGCAGTTGTGGCTGCATGGGAAAGGGTGGAGGTGATTACTTCGAGTGGATGTTTTTAGGCAAGGAAAGGAGGAGAATCCCTGGGTGGGGTAGGTTGGTATGGAAGGGACCATCGCAAAATGCAGGACATTTCTTTTAGTATGTGCTTACATtcaatttcttatttaaaaacaacacaaaaaaaaagcattttactCCAGTATGGACATTCACTCAAAGTTAAAGCACTGTTCATCCTGCTTTGTCATCTTTACTCTAGCCCCTCCGAGTAACACCTGAAATACATTCTACATTCTACTTTATGTCTGTTCATGGAGCCTCTCTGTCACGTCCTGCTACGTCTTCAGTTTGACGAAggattctcctcctcctttctttgtTATATAGAATGCACTTTCTACTAAAATTCTTGGCtagttaagaaaaaaaataacattgtatattctttaaagatgttttaaaaaaatctatatactTTTTCCCCTTTGTATTTTTAACCACTTAATGTAGCATTGCgtattttattattgtatctGGTACAAAATGTGCAGCTTTATAATGtcctgatttgtcttttttgtatGTTACCTGGAGATTGAGGAGAAGTGTAAAAAATTGGGCCTTTTTTGATAATATACATTTAACTGACTGCTAACTTTGAGAAGTAAAAACGAGTAGCCATGATTATCACACATTTGTCGTGTCTGTGTACTGTCTTCAATCACGATGGGTTTACAGAAGAGAAACTGAATATCAATGATTGTGCACTGATGGGTCAGTGCGATCAAATACAGGTTACTTCCATATGAAACTTTGCTGAAGGGCCTAAATTCCAACTGGCGCCTGCTGCAACTGCACATACTGGATTTGCATAAGCCATAACCTCATTTTCGGGTTGTAGGTCCTCTTCTCTGTCGCACTTCCTCTTATTTCAGTGTGCCTCGCCCTTCACCTATATTTGCAACAACATGCATGTTAGCAAGTCTTTTAGAAATTAGAGTTAGTTCGACTTTGCAGATATGGATTTCCATGCAGTATGGATTATTGTTGTCACCGGCAGTGACCTCAGACAGGAAATCTCCTGGCTAAGTAAATCAAAGCTTCAATCTCATCTAAACCCATACATAAGCAGTAATATATGCGGAAAGCTTCATTAAATTACTAACATTTCAATATCAGACCAAGAGTAAAAagagttatttattttcaagtattttttattctgtggACACACAGGTGTTTTTAAGTGGTGCACCAATGAGTCACATATTCCTGTAAGGTAGCAGAGCAGGCCggtgtgtgtggagagaaaaGTGTGAGTGGGTGGTCAGGTACCCAGGCTCACTTCACAAGCAGAGGAGATAATAACACAGCACCGGTACATCTCCGTTTCCATTCAGGGTTCAGAAGTAGTCAGCCACCCCAGCTGTTAGTCATTATGCCCTGTACTGTgtagaggagggaggaggccacGTCTATCAGGCAGATAAGCAGAGGAGGGCTTCAGTGTCATGTTGTTCAGGCACGTGATTGCCGCTCTCAAAGTTGCTGCATTTGTCCTGCATTAATCATAGTGTATTTGCAGGGTTGTATCGTTTTTTCTTCCAGAGAAATGAGCAAACAACATGCTCCCTGCACGCGAAGATGAttgttacattattacatttcatttagctgacgcttttgaccaaagcgacttacaataagtgcattctaccatgggtacaaacccagaacataCAGAATCAAGgaagtacaatttcttaaaaaaagccaaactacaaataTATGCTTTAAGTAAGTGtaatttaagtgctactaaattgttagtttagctTGTATTCAATAGATAATGTTTCTCTATGATTAATAAATAGAAATGCACCTTTTTCTAGATTTTAAATTATGTAGGCTACTGATGTAATTAACTTTATTGATTGAATGCTTTATCCTTATTCCTTGGAATTTACATAGATGATTAACCATTAACAATGCTGTTGAGTTTGTTAAGTTAAACTAAAGTTTTCTTGGTGTTGTTGTTCTAATGAGGTGAGCTCGTAATAAAAAGGTCAGTGTGATATtggaaaagcagaaaaacaatgaTTCTGCTGCTCAAATGTCAATACAGCTTTATCCTACTTCCTTGATCTCCCTtacagcagaggtcagaggtcgcagCTTCAGTGCAGATTTGGGATTTTTCCACTTTCTCATAGTCCCTTTGACCCTTTTTAGTTGTTTAGCTCATAGGACTATAATACACTTAAATAGTCTGTCACCAGCTGAGCAGTATCCCACCAGTTGGTCACATATTGAACTGTCTGCTTGTATCTGCGGTTTTTCCCGGACACAAGGATCCAAACTGCCTTTTTGCGGTTTCCAGATTTTGCGGATTTGACCTTGGTCTTTTTCTTGGAGCTGTGACCACCAGAAATATAAATTCTCTCCCATGAACAAATGATCCACATAAGGAAAGTGCGTGAGCGGCCTAAACGACGAACAGATACCTCTCTGTGTCAGTAATTGacaaacatatatacacatctCTGGAAACAGAAGGTAACAAGATGTACTCGTTTTTTGTTCCTTCCACAAAGCTCTTGAAAGTGTCGTGAACGCGCGCGGCAGGCTGCTATTAAATGGGCGGGCTCGTGGGCGCGGTCACGCCCAGCGGCCTCGGGCGGTGTGGGCTGTCACAATAAAAGTGCGCGTCCCCTCTGCCGAGCGGCGGGACTCTGTCTGGACTCTGAGGGACCGGATCGGACCAGACCGACACCGTGGACCGGATCCAGCACCGGGGATGCACATTCAGCCTGTTTGTGAGAAAGCCAGAAGCGTCAGAGCTCCGCGTGCATTTGTCTACCAGGCGCTGATGCTGTGAGGAAGTAGGTTCGTTTTGCAGTAAatagataatagaaaaaaaaacggtCGCTCCAGAGTCTGCGTTTATCTAGGAATGTTAGATCAAGAGAGGTGGGTTTGACAGCCTAGTATTccattttcaatatatttaatgtaatgtacagTAAGGGTAGCctattttatattgttaaattaaatttaaattgtgcGTGACACGCTGGTATTCTATTTATAATGGGTATAAGCTATACATATTGAAggataaatgtatttattctaaAAGAACGTAAAGCTACTATTTGTTCTGCAGGTGTGGTCTTTTTTACAGGTTGATGCTTTGCCATGCAACTCATTGTGTGCGGgtttgcgcgtgtgtgtgtgtgtgtgttttttttctcatacaGGGAAATACAGCCACCATTGATTGGATCATATCTACACGGGAGGTCAGCTGACATCAACCAGGTCTCAAACAGGTACAGCACCACAGGCAGCAGGCTAACACTGTGTTGTTTGTTCGTGTGATATATAGTTCTATAGTCTGCTTGCTTGCTGGAGCATGAACACACCCAGTCTGCCAATTCAGTCTGGTCTGGGCGTAATCATATTTAATTCTTAGTTTCTCTCCAGCTCgagcagcttcctcctcctcctcttcttcctcacccTTTACCTTCATAGACACATTTCCTCAGAGATCCATGCGTTGGAGGATGCTGCCTCCTCTGGGCTGACATGCTGCTGGTTGGCTGCTCTGCTCCCTTTTTATAAAACTTCACATTTATTCCTTTATGTATGTTCCTATATATTAAATCTGCTATTGGTTCTGTTCACTCCATCCTCCACCTTAGCCTCCACCCTACAGTAGGCCTGCCCGGAGTGGGATGCAGGAGAGTGGGATTTGATGCCACTTGGCAACTGTAAGAGGTGTGGCATAGTCAATCATGAGGGATTCAGTCTTCAACTGCTGTGTTGTCCCACCCCATCCtccaggagaggaggaagcCCGCGGGCCCAGACGCACGGAGACCATGGCCTCATCCTCGGCGCACTTCCCCAACGACAAGCGCTTCCTCATCTTCTTTGACTTTGACGAGACCATCGTGGATGAGACCAGCGACGACATGGTGGTGCAGGCCGCCCCGGGTCAACACCTCCCGGGCTGGCTGAAGGACACCTACCAGCCCGGTCGCTACAACGAGTACATGCAGCGCGTCCTGGCCTACCTGGCGGAGCAAGGCGTCACCGAGAGCGACATGCGCAGCGTCATGGAGAAGATCCCGTCCACCCCGGGCATGCCCACCCTCTTCCAGTTCCTGCGCGCCCGGCCCCCTCAGGACTTCGAGGTGGTGCTGCTTTCCGACGCAAACAGCTTCTTCATCGAGTCGTGGCTGCGGCGTACCGGGGCGCGTCAGCTCTTCCATCGGATCTTCACCAACCCGGCCACCTTCAACAAGGACGGCCGGCTGGTGATGAGACCGTTCCACTCCCACGACTGCCTGCGGTGCCCCGACAACATGTGCAAGCAGGTGGTGGTCCGGGAGTATGTGGCCCGCAGGACGCAGGAGAGGGGCCGCCCCTACCAGAGGGTTTTCTACGTGGGGGACGGGGCCAACGACTTCTGCCCTGCGCTCGCCCTCGGGCCCCGGGACGTGGTCTTCCCGCGCCGGGACTTCCCCATGCACCGGCTGATCACGGAGACCCACGAGTCCATGCCCGGGGAGTTCAAGGCGGTCACAGTGCCGTGGGCCAGCGGGGAGGATGTGGTGCAGCGGCTGAGGAAGCTGGTGGCAGAGTAGAGAGGCTCACAGAGGAACAGATCTAGGGCCAGTTTAGACTTTTAGTCATTTTCTCAGGTAAACACAGTAACAGGAACCAACGTGTATAAGGCAATATAAACATGCGAGGAtgtgtaaaaataaactgtatatcTGGAGTCCAGCCTGCACAGGACACAGCGTCTCCCGTTGTGGTCCAGAGGTCCCTCAGTTTACCATCAGCTGGTTAATGATTCTAAAAGCCTGCCACTGTAAATCAATAGCATACCCAATGCTTTGTGCTTTAAACACTATTTAGAGCTATATCGCTTTAAAGTATATGGGTGCAAGTGCATAATAAATACCATGCAATGGGTATTCTTTACAGATTTAAGGGATACATTTATCACCTTAACATTATTTAAAACGTCACCATTGGCCTACACCACAACCAAGTGACTGGTCGCCTTTGAAATGCTATTATAAGTGTATTTTCAAACAAACTGCACTTTTTtaagatgaaatattaaattatagTGTCAATAAGTGAAATCACAGTAACATTGTTTTATGGGCATTCCAATAGCTCTGCAAGGTGACTAAGCAAGACGTTTTGTATCTACATGTTTGTCATGAAATATACTGTACGTCTTATTTtacaaatgtatgtatgtatgttggttttgttatattgtttatcagtctgttgtgtctttgttgtgtatAGGCACTGtctataaatat harbors:
- the phospho1 gene encoding probable phosphatase phospho1 isoform X2, which gives rise to MASSSAHFPNDKRFLIFFDFDETIVDETSDDMVVQAAPGQHLPGWLKDTYQPGRYNEYMQRVLAYLAEQGVTESDMRSVMEKIPSTPGMPTLFQFLRARPPQDFEVVLLSDANSFFIESWLRRTGARQLFHRIFTNPATFNKDGRLVMRPFHSHDCLRCPDNMCKQVVVREYVARRTQERGRPYQRVFYVGDGANDFCPALALGPRDVVFPRRDFPMHRLITETHESMPGEFKAVTVPWASGEDVVQRLRKLVAE
- the phospho1 gene encoding probable phosphatase phospho1 isoform X1 produces the protein MRDSVFNCCVVPPHPPGEEEARGPRRTETMASSSAHFPNDKRFLIFFDFDETIVDETSDDMVVQAAPGQHLPGWLKDTYQPGRYNEYMQRVLAYLAEQGVTESDMRSVMEKIPSTPGMPTLFQFLRARPPQDFEVVLLSDANSFFIESWLRRTGARQLFHRIFTNPATFNKDGRLVMRPFHSHDCLRCPDNMCKQVVVREYVARRTQERGRPYQRVFYVGDGANDFCPALALGPRDVVFPRRDFPMHRLITETHESMPGEFKAVTVPWASGEDVVQRLRKLVAE